The proteins below are encoded in one region of Anguilla anguilla isolate fAngAng1 chromosome 3, fAngAng1.pri, whole genome shotgun sequence:
- the LOC118222822 gene encoding spondin-2-like produces MMSSELLSPGWLQQLLLVLLKLTASCAGPTRPANGTACPTREPASYILVFTGHWSPQTFPKQYPLFRPPAQWSKLIAVTHSAQFRLWQEGALASAGVQSFAERGLTVGLMKEAREGRKRRAVGAMYRTAGIPTGIGHSSTELQLLPRNPLLSLMVRIIPSPDWFVGVDSLNLCKGGQWQEEVTVDLHPFDAGTDSGFTFSSPNYPTVPPENITQITSQNPNHPANSFFYPRLQELPPLATIRLLRQTRGSTHQNTLSNHILPHLNTPQRFSETPLDCEVSLWSSWGLCLGPCGKEGVRYRTRYILLRPSNSGTPCPELEEQAECSPAQCPKQH; encoded by the exons ATGATGTCATCGGAACTACTCTCTCCTGGttggctgcagcagctgctgctggtgctgctgaagCTCACCGCGTCGTGCGCGGGTCCCACAAGGCCAGCCAATGGGACGGCCTGCCCGACGCGAGAGCCCGCCTCCTACATCCTGGTGTTCACGGGCCACTGGAGCCCCCAGACCTTCCCGAAACAGTACCCACTGTTCCGGCCCCCTGCGCAGTGGTCCAAGCTCATAG CGGTGACCCACAGCGCGCAGTTCCGGCTCTGGCAGGAGGGGGCGCTGGCGAGCGCGGGGGTGCAGAGCTTCGCGGAGCGGGGGTTGACGGTGGGCCTGATGAAGGAGGCGCGGGAGGGGCGGAAGAGGCGGGCGGTGGGGGCCATGTACCGAACCGCCGGCATCCCCACCGGGATCGGGCACAGCTCCACAGAGCTCCAGCTGCTGCCCCGGAACCCCCTG CTGTCTCTGATGGTGAGGATAATCCCCAGCCCTGATTGGTTCGTTGGGGTGGACAGCCTCAACCTGTGCAAAGGGGGCCAGTGGCAGGAGGAGGTGACCGTTGACCTCCACCCGTTCGACGCGGGGACGGACAGCGGCTTCACCTTCTCCTCCCCAAACTACCCCACCGTGCCGCCAGAGAACATCACACAG atCACCTCACAGAACCCCAACCATCCGGCGAACTCCTTCTTCTACCCCCGTCTACAGGAGCTCCCCCCGCTGGCCACGATTAGGCTCCTGCGCCAGACCCGAGGCTCCACCCACCAAAACACACTGTCCAATCACATCCTGCCTCATCTCAACACGCCCCAGCGATTCTCAG AAACCCCGTTGGACTGTGAGGTGTCTCTCTGGTCGTCCTGGGGTCTCTGTCTGGGACCCTGCGGCAAGGAGGGGGTCCGGTACCGTACCCGCTACATCCTGCTGCGCCCCTCCAACAGCGGCACCCCCTGTCccgagctggaggagcaggccGAGTGCAGCCCGGCCCAGTGCCCcaaacagcactga